A genomic region of Pseudomonas migulae contains the following coding sequences:
- a CDS encoding CDP-6-deoxy-delta-3,4-glucoseen reductase, whose translation MRVTLQPSGAVLEILPGERILDGARRLGYECPQSCRNGNCHVCAALLVEGRVEQAGNVRDHGEFYTCIAEPLEDCIVLWDGVLALGELPVRSLSCQVIECRDVGGDTWRVRLRAPAGKPPRYHAGQYLLIERENGEKSAFSLASAPHSGRDLEIHVLARESSALGLIEQLQRNSMVRIEMPFGDTHLAELPDGPLVLIAAGTGMGQIHSLIEHCRASGFKHPVHLYWGVRRPEDFYEIEHWDEWLKLPNLFLHKVVSDQCNWQGRCGMLHEAVCEDFPDLKALHVYASGSPAMVYGTLDALVEAGMDAHQMRADVFAYAPRS comes from the coding sequence ATGCGTGTAACCTTGCAGCCCTCCGGAGCAGTGCTTGAGATTCTGCCCGGCGAGCGGATTCTCGATGGCGCACGGCGTCTGGGTTATGAATGCCCGCAAAGCTGCCGCAACGGCAATTGCCACGTGTGCGCCGCGCTGCTGGTGGAAGGACGGGTCGAGCAGGCCGGCAATGTGCGCGACCACGGCGAGTTCTACACTTGCATAGCAGAGCCGCTGGAAGACTGCATCGTGCTGTGGGATGGCGTGCTCGCGCTGGGAGAATTGCCGGTGCGCAGCTTGTCATGTCAGGTCATTGAGTGCAGGGACGTCGGCGGCGATACCTGGCGCGTGCGTCTGCGAGCACCGGCGGGCAAGCCGCCGCGTTATCACGCCGGTCAGTATTTGCTGATCGAGCGGGAAAACGGCGAGAAATCCGCCTTCTCCCTGGCCTCGGCGCCCCACAGCGGCCGCGATCTGGAAATCCACGTGCTGGCGCGCGAAAGCAGTGCGTTGGGCCTGATTGAGCAACTTCAGCGCAATTCCATGGTGCGGATCGAGATGCCGTTCGGTGATACCCACCTGGCGGAATTGCCGGACGGGCCGTTGGTGTTGATCGCTGCGGGCACCGGTATGGGCCAGATCCACAGCCTGATCGAACATTGCCGGGCCTCGGGCTTCAAACATCCGGTGCATCTGTATTGGGGCGTGCGCCGTCCTGAAGACTTTTATGAGATCGAACATTGGGATGAATGGCTGAAACTGCCCAATCTGTTCCTGCATAAAGTCGTCAGTGATCAATGTAACTGGCAGGGACGCTGCGGGATGCTGCATGAGGCGGTGTGTGAAGATTTCCCGGATCTGAAAGCGCTGCATGTCTACGCCAGCGGTTCTCCGGCGATGGTCTACGGCACGCTGGATGCCTTGGTCGAAGCCGGTATGGATGCTCATCAGATGCGCGCGGATGTGTTTGCGTACGCGCCGCGCTCTTGA
- the ubiD gene encoding 4-hydroxy-3-polyprenylbenzoate decarboxylase, whose product MKFKDLRDFVQQLEQRGELKRIQIPVSPVLEMTEVCDRTLRAKGPALLFENPTGYDIPVLGNLFGTPERVAMGMGAEAVSELREIGKLLAFLKEPEPPKGLKDAWSKLPIFRKIIAMAPKVVKDAVCQEVVIEGDDVDLAMLPVQTCWPGDVAPLITWGLTVTKGPNKDRQNLGIYRQQVIGRNKVIMRWLSHRGGALDYREWCEKHPGQPFPVSVALGADPATILGAVTPVPDSLSEYAFAGLLRGNRTELVKCRGNDLQVPATAEIILEGVIHPGEMADEGPYGDHTGYYNEVDSFPVFTVERITHRIKPIYHSTYTGRPPDEPAILGVALNEVFVPILQKQFPEITDFYLPPEGCSYRMAIVTMKKSYPGHAKRVMLGVWSFLRQFMYTKFVIVTDDDINARDWNDVIWAITTRMDPKRDTVMIDNTPIDYLDFASPVSGLGSKMGLDATHKWPGETTREWGRVIVKDDAVTQRIDAIWNQLGID is encoded by the coding sequence ATGAAATTCAAGGACCTTCGGGATTTCGTGCAGCAACTTGAGCAGCGCGGAGAGTTGAAACGCATCCAGATTCCCGTCTCTCCAGTGCTGGAGATGACGGAAGTCTGCGACCGCACGCTACGGGCCAAAGGCCCGGCGTTATTGTTCGAGAACCCCACCGGCTACGACATCCCGGTTCTGGGCAACCTGTTCGGCACCCCGGAGCGGGTGGCCATGGGCATGGGCGCCGAAGCGGTCAGCGAATTGCGCGAGATCGGCAAGCTGCTGGCGTTCCTCAAGGAACCCGAGCCACCGAAAGGGTTGAAGGACGCCTGGTCGAAGCTGCCGATCTTCCGCAAGATCATCGCCATGGCGCCCAAGGTCGTCAAAGACGCGGTCTGCCAGGAAGTGGTCATCGAGGGCGACGACGTCGACCTCGCGATGCTGCCGGTGCAGACCTGCTGGCCGGGCGACGTTGCCCCGCTGATCACCTGGGGCCTGACCGTTACCAAAGGTCCGAACAAGGACCGCCAGAACCTCGGCATCTACCGTCAGCAAGTGATCGGTCGCAACAAGGTCATCATGCGTTGGCTGAGCCACCGTGGCGGCGCGCTGGATTATCGCGAGTGGTGCGAGAAGCATCCGGGCCAGCCGTTCCCGGTGTCCGTGGCGCTCGGTGCCGACCCGGCGACCATTCTTGGCGCCGTGACGCCGGTGCCGGACAGCCTTTCCGAATACGCGTTCGCCGGCCTGCTGCGCGGTAACCGCACCGAACTGGTGAAGTGCCGCGGCAACGACCTGCAGGTGCCGGCCACCGCCGAAATCATCCTCGAAGGCGTGATCCACCCGGGCGAAATGGCGGACGAAGGTCCGTACGGCGACCACACCGGTTACTACAACGAAGTCGACAGCTTCCCGGTGTTTACCGTCGAGCGCATTACCCATCGGATCAAGCCGATCTACCACAGCACCTACACCGGCCGTCCGCCGGATGAGCCGGCGATCCTCGGCGTGGCGCTGAACGAAGTGTTCGTGCCGATCCTGCAGAAGCAGTTCCCGGAGATCACCGACTTCTACCTGCCTCCCGAGGGTTGCTCGTACCGCATGGCCATCGTGACCATGAAGAAGTCGTATCCCGGCCATGCCAAGCGGGTAATGCTCGGTGTCTGGTCGTTTTTGCGACAGTTCATGTACACCAAGTTCGTTATTGTCACGGACGACGATATCAACGCACGTGACTGGAACGACGTGATCTGGGCCATCACCACGCGCATGGACCCCAAGCGCGACACGGTGATGATCGACAACACGCCGATCGACTACCTCGACTTCGCTTCACCGGTCTCCGGCCTGGGTTCGAAAATGGGGCTCGATGCCACGCATAAATGGCCGGGCGAAACCACCCGCGAGTGGGGCCGGGTGATCGTCAAGGATGATGCCGTAACCCAGCGGATCGATGCCATCTGGAACCAGTTAGGAATAGATTGA
- a CDS encoding acyltransferase family protein, translating into MHTFGSRRDIDGLRALAVIPVVLFHFGFNTFSGGFVGVDVFFVISGFLITSILFRDISAQRFSFVDFWARRARRIIPALSVVLLVTLALGWLLLTAKDFSELGRTVRYQSLFISNILFMHEDGYFQPASDLKPLLHTWSLAVEEQYYIFFPLLMVLLMRHVRHWRWMLFAVLLVSFGLNIAYIDRKPDLAFFSLPTRAWELLCGAMLAVLPARKHAARPWLAQSVGAAGLVAVLVAVFTFDRTTVFPGWAALLPVLGATALIWSGGQGSTWAGQLLSARGFVWIGLLSYSFYLWHWPVYVYANAISIDGIQPWEAAGWILLALGLAWLSWRFVELPFREKRLLAGRKPVLVGGLMAMAVLAVTGTVVRSQDGFPQRLTGKALEYAQAREWRAGQMKCMLVTKNKKFDKACLLGGNQEVPATRMIWGDSHAAALMPAIENGAKREGRPVWLYSMSACPPILSDDPRQRCKDFNEQTMEQVRRLQIKDVVLASNWSLYVYGREDGDKKVLLNPHDNTAQAEARMSAALKARVAAIREAGAQVWLFKEVPLQRKGTISRLTSLARVGRSAEGLGRPLEEHLARQHFLSSLFDSMSAADPGVHVIDPAPLMCADRVCSIEVNGHSQYKDEDHLSDTGSARLSPLFAPVLLGANHN; encoded by the coding sequence ATGCATACATTTGGCAGTCGCCGTGACATTGACGGATTGCGGGCTCTGGCCGTTATTCCGGTCGTACTCTTTCATTTTGGTTTCAACACGTTCAGCGGTGGTTTCGTCGGTGTCGATGTTTTCTTTGTCATTTCCGGATTCCTGATTACCAGCATCCTGTTTCGCGACATCAGTGCGCAGCGTTTCAGCTTCGTCGATTTCTGGGCGCGCCGTGCACGACGCATCATTCCGGCGCTGAGCGTGGTGCTGTTGGTCACGTTGGCACTGGGCTGGTTGCTGCTGACGGCCAAGGACTTCTCCGAGTTGGGAAGGACGGTTCGTTATCAGTCGCTGTTCATTTCAAACATTCTGTTCATGCATGAAGACGGCTATTTTCAGCCGGCGTCGGACTTGAAACCGTTACTTCATACCTGGTCCCTGGCCGTTGAAGAGCAGTACTACATCTTCTTTCCGCTGTTGATGGTGTTGTTGATGCGCCATGTTCGCCATTGGCGCTGGATGCTGTTTGCCGTGCTGCTGGTGTCTTTCGGGCTGAACATCGCTTACATCGATCGCAAACCCGACTTGGCGTTCTTCTCGCTGCCGACACGGGCCTGGGAGTTGTTGTGCGGCGCCATGCTGGCGGTCTTGCCAGCGCGCAAACACGCGGCTCGGCCTTGGCTCGCTCAGTCTGTTGGTGCGGCCGGATTGGTGGCTGTGCTGGTGGCGGTTTTCACCTTTGACCGAACCACGGTGTTCCCGGGTTGGGCGGCTTTGCTGCCGGTGCTCGGTGCCACTGCGCTGATCTGGTCGGGCGGGCAGGGTTCGACCTGGGCCGGCCAGCTGTTGAGTGCTCGCGGGTTCGTCTGGATCGGCTTGCTCTCCTATTCCTTCTATCTGTGGCATTGGCCGGTCTACGTCTATGCCAATGCCATTTCGATCGACGGCATTCAGCCCTGGGAAGCGGCTGGCTGGATATTGTTGGCGCTGGGCCTGGCGTGGTTGAGCTGGCGCTTCGTCGAGCTGCCGTTCCGTGAAAAACGCCTGCTGGCCGGTCGCAAGCCCGTGCTGGTTGGCGGCTTGATGGCGATGGCGGTCCTCGCGGTGACGGGTACCGTCGTACGTTCGCAGGACGGTTTCCCGCAACGCCTGACCGGCAAAGCGCTGGAATACGCGCAGGCTAGGGAATGGCGCGCCGGGCAGATGAAATGCATGCTGGTGACCAAGAACAAGAAGTTCGACAAGGCCTGTCTGCTCGGTGGCAACCAGGAGGTCCCGGCGACCCGAATGATTTGGGGCGACAGCCACGCCGCGGCCCTGATGCCCGCGATCGAAAATGGTGCCAAGCGTGAGGGGCGCCCGGTGTGGCTTTACAGCATGAGCGCCTGTCCGCCGATCCTCAGTGACGACCCGCGCCAGCGCTGCAAGGACTTCAACGAACAAACCATGGAGCAGGTGCGCCGCCTGCAGATCAAGGATGTGGTGCTGGCATCCAACTGGAGTCTTTACGTTTACGGGCGCGAGGACGGCGACAAAAAGGTCTTGCTCAACCCGCACGACAACACCGCCCAGGCCGAGGCGCGCATGTCAGCAGCGCTCAAGGCACGGGTGGCGGCGATCAGGGAGGCGGGCGCGCAAGTCTGGCTGTTCAAGGAAGTACCGCTGCAGCGCAAGGGCACCATCAGCCGATTGACCAGCCTCGCCCGGGTCGGGCGTTCGGCCGAGGGTCTGGGGCGTCCGCTCGAAGAGCACCTGGCTCGCCAGCATTTTCTCAGCAGCCTGTTTGACTCGATGAGCGCCGCCGACCCCGGCGTGCATGTCATCGATCCTGCGCCGCTGATGTGTGCGGACCGGGTCTGCAGCATCGAGGTCAATGGCCATTCGCAGTACAAGGACGAGGATCATCTATCGGACACCGGCAGTGCCCGGCTGAGTCCGTTGTTTGCTCCGGTGTTGCTGGGCGCAAATCACAATTGA
- the rho gene encoding transcription termination factor Rho, whose amino-acid sequence MNLTELKQKPITELLELAEQMGIENMARSRKQDVIFSLLKKHAKSGEEISGDGVLEILQDGFGFLRSADASYLAGPDDIYVSPSQIRRFNLRTGDTIVGKIRPPKEGERYFALLKVDTINYDRPENAKNKILFENLTPLFPTVRMKMEAGNGSTEDLTGRVIDLCAPIGKGQRGLIVAPPKAGKTIMLQNIAANIARNNPEVHLIVLLIDERPEEVTEMQRTVRGEVVASTFDEPPTRHVQVAEMVIEKAKRLVEHKKDVVILLDSITRLARAYNTVIPSSGKVLTGGVDAHALEKPKRFFGAARNIEEGGSLTIIATALVETGSKMDEVIYEEFKGTGNMELPLDRRIAEKRVFPAININRSGTRREELLTADDELQRMWILRKLLHPMDEIAAIEFLVDKLKTTKTNDEFFLSMKRK is encoded by the coding sequence ATGAATCTGACTGAACTCAAGCAAAAGCCGATTACCGAACTGCTCGAATTGGCCGAACAGATGGGCATAGAAAATATGGCCCGTTCGCGCAAGCAGGACGTGATTTTCTCCCTGCTCAAGAAGCACGCGAAAAGCGGCGAGGAAATCTCCGGTGATGGCGTGCTGGAGATTCTCCAGGACGGCTTCGGCTTCCTGCGCTCCGCTGACGCTTCCTATCTCGCCGGCCCGGACGATATCTACGTCTCGCCGAGCCAGATCCGCCGTTTCAACTTGCGCACCGGTGACACCATCGTTGGCAAGATCCGCCCTCCGAAGGAAGGCGAGCGTTATTTCGCGCTGCTCAAGGTCGACACGATCAACTACGATCGTCCCGAGAACGCGAAAAACAAGATTCTCTTCGAGAACCTGACCCCGCTGTTCCCGACGGTGCGCATGAAGATGGAAGCCGGCAACGGTTCCACCGAAGACTTGACCGGTCGTGTCATCGACCTGTGCGCCCCGATCGGCAAAGGCCAGCGCGGTCTGATCGTTGCACCGCCGAAAGCCGGTAAAACGATCATGCTGCAGAACATTGCAGCGAACATCGCACGTAACAATCCTGAAGTTCACCTGATCGTATTGCTGATCGACGAGCGCCCGGAAGAAGTGACCGAAATGCAGCGCACCGTGCGCGGCGAAGTGGTTGCCTCGACGTTCGACGAGCCGCCGACCCGCCACGTGCAGGTTGCCGAAATGGTGATCGAGAAGGCCAAGCGCCTGGTCGAACACAAGAAAGACGTGGTGATCCTGCTCGACTCCATCACCCGTCTGGCTCGCGCCTACAACACCGTGATCCCGAGCTCCGGCAAAGTGCTCACCGGTGGTGTCGATGCCCACGCCCTGGAGAAACCGAAACGTTTCTTCGGCGCCGCGCGGAACATCGAAGAAGGCGGTTCGCTGACCATCATCGCCACCGCGCTGGTTGAAACCGGCTCGAAGATGGACGAAGTGATCTACGAAGAATTCAAAGGCACGGGCAACATGGAACTGCCGCTGGATCGTCGTATCGCTGAAAAACGCGTCTTCCCGGCCATCAACATCAACCGTTCCGGCACCCGCCGCGAAGAGTTGCTGACGGCCGACGACGAGTTGCAGCGCATGTGGATCCTGCGCAAGCTGCTGCACCCGATGGACGAAATCGCCGCCATCGAGTTCCTGGTCGACAAGCTGAAAACGACCAAGACCAACGACGAGTTCTTCCTGTCGATGAAACGCAAGTAA
- the trxA gene encoding thioredoxin TrxA, with amino-acid sequence MSSDLIKHVSDASFEADVLKAEGAVLVDYWAEWCGPCKMIAPVLDEIAETYKGKLTVAKLNIDENQETPAKHGVRGIPTLMLFKNGNVEATKVGALSKSQLAAFLDANI; translated from the coding sequence ATGAGCAGCGATCTTATCAAACACGTTAGCGACGCTAGCTTCGAGGCCGACGTACTCAAGGCCGAAGGCGCTGTACTGGTCGACTACTGGGCTGAATGGTGCGGCCCTTGCAAAATGATCGCTCCTGTTCTGGACGAGATTGCTGAAACCTACAAAGGCAAGCTGACCGTTGCCAAACTGAACATCGACGAAAACCAGGAAACCCCGGCCAAGCATGGCGTGCGTGGTATCCCGACCCTGATGCTGTTCAAGAACGGCAACGTTGAAGCGACCAAGGTCGGCGCACTGTCGAAGTCGCAACTGGCTGCTTTCCTCGACGCCAACATCTAA
- a CDS encoding FadR/GntR family transcriptional regulator yields MNSISRAVPEVALQAIRQLINEQGFGPGDALPSQRDLAVQLGVSRASLREALSSLSALGVISIQPGKGVFVQAPVDLPRSDAAPGWPFATQASPLDIFQLRYALEGFAAGLATVTLSTDELDALEDNVAAMRNELKAGDFEAAARLDFEFHRCILRASGNQAMLSILSASADLFLESQKLPFIRVERAMETWQEHRKILRALARRSSAAAQKAMHEHVRNAALRTGIAFVAPATS; encoded by the coding sequence ATGAATTCGATCTCCCGAGCGGTACCGGAAGTGGCGCTGCAAGCCATCCGTCAATTGATCAACGAGCAAGGCTTCGGGCCGGGGGATGCCTTGCCTTCGCAACGGGATCTGGCGGTTCAACTGGGGGTCAGTCGCGCGTCGTTGCGGGAGGCGTTGTCGTCATTGAGTGCGTTGGGTGTGATCAGCATTCAGCCGGGCAAGGGCGTATTCGTGCAGGCCCCCGTGGACCTGCCTCGATCCGATGCCGCGCCGGGCTGGCCATTCGCAACCCAGGCGTCGCCGCTGGATATCTTCCAGTTGCGCTACGCCCTTGAAGGTTTTGCCGCCGGGCTGGCTACCGTGACGTTGAGCACCGATGAGCTCGATGCCTTGGAGGACAACGTCGCCGCGATGCGCAATGAATTGAAGGCGGGTGATTTCGAGGCGGCGGCGCGGCTGGACTTCGAATTTCACCGATGCATCCTGCGGGCCAGCGGCAATCAGGCGATGCTGAGCATCTTGAGCGCCAGTGCCGACCTCTTTCTGGAGAGCCAGAAGCTACCGTTCATCCGGGTAGAGCGGGCCATGGAAACCTGGCAGGAGCACCGCAAAATCCTCCGCGCGCTGGCTCGGCGCTCGTCTGCGGCGGCGCAGAAGGCCATGCACGAGCATGTGCGCAACGCCGCCCTGCGCACCGGGATTGCCTTCGTCGCTCCCGCCACGTCCTGA
- a CDS encoding transporter substrate-binding domain-containing protein, with protein sequence MTLRYSALLASLFASLLLSQAPAHADGLEDVVKRGTLKVAVPQDFPPFGSVGPDMKPRGLDIDTAKLLADQLKVKLELTPVNSTNRIPFLTTGKVDLVISSLGKNPEREKVIDFSSAYAPFYLAVFGPPDADIKGLDDLKGKTISVTRGAIEDIELTKVAPEGVTIKRFEDNNSTIAAYLAGQVDLIASGNVVMVAISEKNPKRVPALKVKLKDSPVYVGVNKNEPALLGKVNQILATAKTDGALEKNSQTWLKEPLPADL encoded by the coding sequence ATGACCCTGCGTTACAGCGCCCTCCTCGCTTCCCTGTTTGCCAGCCTGCTGCTGAGTCAGGCTCCCGCCCACGCCGACGGCCTGGAAGACGTGGTCAAACGCGGCACCCTCAAGGTGGCCGTGCCTCAGGACTTCCCGCCGTTCGGCTCGGTCGGCCCGGACATGAAACCCCGCGGCCTCGATATCGACACCGCGAAACTGCTGGCCGACCAGCTCAAGGTCAAACTTGAACTGACGCCGGTCAACAGCACCAACCGCATCCCTTTCCTCACCACCGGCAAAGTGGATCTGGTGATTTCCAGCCTCGGCAAGAACCCCGAACGCGAGAAAGTCATCGACTTCTCCAGCGCCTACGCGCCGTTCTACCTGGCAGTGTTCGGTCCGCCTGATGCCGATATCAAAGGCCTGGACGACCTCAAGGGCAAAACCATCAGCGTCACCCGTGGCGCCATTGAAGACATCGAGCTGACCAAGGTTGCCCCCGAAGGCGTGACCATCAAGCGTTTCGAGGACAACAACTCGACCATCGCCGCTTACCTCGCAGGGCAAGTCGACCTGATCGCCAGCGGCAACGTAGTGATGGTGGCGATCAGCGAGAAAAACCCGAAACGCGTGCCGGCATTGAAAGTGAAGCTCAAGGACTCACCGGTCTACGTTGGCGTAAACAAGAACGAGCCGGCCTTGCTGGGCAAGGTCAACCAGATCCTCGCCACCGCCAAGACCGACGGCGCGCTGGAAAAGAATTCACAGACCTGGCTCAAAGAGCCGCTGCCGGCCGATCTCTGA
- a CDS encoding amino acid ABC transporter permease has protein sequence MAYQFDFIPVVQNTDLLLRGALFTLELTAIGAVLGVGLGIVGALVRAWNIRPFSAIFGVYVELIRNTPFLVQLFFIFFGLPSLGVQISEWQAAVLAMVINLGAYSTEIIRAGIQAIPRGQLEAAAALAMTRFEAFRHVILLPALGKVWPALSSQIIIVMLGSAVCSQIATEELSFAANFIQSRNFRAFETYALTTLLYLCMALLIRQLLNWIGRRFIARSSQ, from the coding sequence ATGGCTTATCAGTTCGACTTCATACCGGTGGTGCAAAACACCGACCTGCTGTTGCGCGGTGCGCTGTTCACCCTTGAGCTGACGGCCATCGGCGCGGTACTCGGCGTGGGCCTGGGTATCGTCGGGGCGCTGGTGCGGGCGTGGAACATCCGCCCGTTCTCGGCGATTTTCGGTGTCTACGTCGAGTTGATCCGCAACACACCGTTTCTGGTGCAGCTGTTTTTCATCTTCTTCGGTTTGCCATCGCTGGGTGTGCAGATTTCCGAATGGCAGGCCGCGGTGCTGGCGATGGTGATCAACCTCGGGGCTTATTCCACGGAAATCATTCGCGCCGGCATTCAAGCGATTCCTCGCGGCCAACTGGAAGCCGCGGCTGCGTTGGCGATGACCCGGTTCGAAGCCTTCCGTCACGTAATCCTGCTGCCGGCGCTGGGCAAAGTGTGGCCGGCGCTGAGCAGCCAGATCATCATCGTCATGCTCGGCTCGGCGGTCTGTTCGCAGATCGCCACCGAAGAGCTGAGTTTTGCCGCCAACTTCATTCAGTCGCGCAACTTCCGCGCCTTTGAAACCTACGCCCTGACCACGTTGCTCTATCTGTGCATGGCGCTGCTGATCCGGCAGCTGCTGAACTGGATCGGTCGCCGATTCATTGCAAGGAGCAGCCAATGA
- a CDS encoding amino acid ABC transporter permease, with the protein MSDFTFWDVVRNLLTGLQWTLALSLVAFIGGGLIGLLIMVMRISKKSLPRSFARTYIELFQGTPLLMQLFLVFFGVALAGVEISPWMAAAIALTLFTSAYLAEIWRGCVESIPHGQWEASSSLALNPLEQLRYVILPQALRIAVAPTVGFSVQVVKGTAVTSIIGFTELTKTGGMLANATFEPFMVYGLVALGYFLLCYPLSLSARYLERRLHASA; encoded by the coding sequence ATGAGCGATTTCACCTTCTGGGACGTCGTGCGCAACCTGCTCACAGGCCTGCAATGGACGCTGGCGCTGTCGCTGGTGGCGTTTATCGGCGGCGGGTTGATCGGCTTGCTGATCATGGTCATGCGCATTTCGAAAAAATCCCTGCCGCGCAGTTTCGCCCGCACCTACATCGAGCTGTTCCAGGGCACGCCACTGCTGATGCAGCTGTTTCTGGTGTTCTTCGGCGTGGCGCTGGCCGGCGTGGAGATTTCGCCGTGGATGGCGGCGGCGATTGCCTTGACGCTGTTCACCAGCGCTTACCTGGCGGAGATCTGGCGCGGTTGCGTCGAGTCGATCCCCCACGGCCAGTGGGAGGCCTCGTCGAGCCTGGCACTCAACCCGCTGGAGCAACTGCGCTACGTGATCCTGCCGCAAGCGCTGCGTATTGCGGTGGCACCGACCGTGGGGTTCTCGGTGCAAGTGGTCAAAGGCACCGCCGTCACCTCGATCATAGGCTTCACCGAACTGACCAAGACCGGCGGCATGCTCGCCAACGCGACCTTCGAACCGTTCATGGTCTACGGCCTCGTGGCCCTCGGTTACTTCCTGCTCTGCTACCCCTTGTCCCTCAGTGCGCGCTATCTGGAAAGGAGACTGCATGCCTCTGCTTAG
- a CDS encoding amino acid ABC transporter ATP-binding protein produces MPLLRISALHKYYGDHHVLKGIDLSVEEGQVVAIIGRSGSGKSTLLRTLNGLESINDGVIEVDGEYLDAARADLRSLRQKVGMVFQQFNLFPHLTVGENVMLAPQVVQKVPKARAAELAREMLERVGLGEKFDAFPDRLSGGQQQRVAIARALAMSPKVLLCDEITSALDPELVNEVLSVVRQLAKEGMTLIMVTHEMRFAREVGDKLVFMHLGKVHEVGDPKVLFANPQTAELANFIGTVEATA; encoded by the coding sequence ATGCCTCTGCTTAGAATTTCCGCCCTGCATAAATATTACGGCGACCACCATGTGCTCAAAGGCATCGACCTGAGCGTCGAGGAAGGCCAGGTGGTGGCGATCATCGGCCGCAGCGGCTCGGGCAAATCGACGTTGTTGCGCACGCTGAACGGTCTGGAGTCGATCAACGACGGGGTGATCGAGGTCGATGGCGAATACCTCGACGCCGCCCGTGCCGATTTGCGCAGCCTGCGGCAGAAGGTCGGGATGGTGTTCCAGCAGTTCAACCTGTTCCCGCACCTGACCGTGGGCGAAAACGTGATGCTCGCGCCGCAGGTGGTGCAGAAAGTGCCCAAGGCCAGAGCGGCGGAGCTGGCGCGGGAGATGCTGGAACGGGTCGGGCTGGGGGAGAAGTTTGATGCTTTCCCGGATCGATTGTCCGGCGGGCAGCAACAGCGGGTAGCGATTGCCCGGGCGCTGGCGATGTCACCCAAGGTGTTGCTGTGCGACGAGATCACCTCGGCGCTGGACCCGGAGTTGGTCAATGAAGTGCTGAGCGTGGTTCGGCAACTGGCCAAAGAGGGTATGACACTGATCATGGTGACCCATGAGATGCGTTTTGCCCGGGAGGTAGGGGATAAGTTGGTGTTCATGCATCTGGGCAAGGTGCATGAGGTGGGGGATCCGAAGGTTTTGTTCGCAAATCCCCAGACGGCGGAGTTGGCGAACTTCATCGGTACGGTGGAAGCGACAGCCTGA